In Flavobacterium sp. N1736, the following are encoded in one genomic region:
- a CDS encoding bifunctional nuclease family protein: MSLVKLSIKGISYSQTQNGAYALILNEVDGERKLPIVIGAFEAQSIAIALEKEIKPPRPLTHDLFKNFAERFDIVVKQVIIHKLVDGVFYSSLICERDKIEEIIDARTSDAIALALRFNAPIFTYKNILDKAGIYLKSNTAETDQGSQEIDDVLSNPETFGHEEETNQSGDVYAKHSLQELNELLDQAVSQEDYEKAAKIRDEISKR; the protein is encoded by the coding sequence ATGAGTCTAGTAAAATTATCCATAAAAGGAATTTCATACAGTCAAACTCAAAATGGCGCTTATGCCTTAATTTTGAATGAAGTCGATGGCGAAAGAAAATTACCTATTGTTATTGGCGCTTTTGAAGCCCAATCGATTGCTATTGCCTTAGAAAAAGAAATTAAACCTCCACGCCCATTAACACACGATTTATTCAAAAACTTCGCAGAAAGATTTGATATTGTTGTAAAGCAAGTGATTATTCACAAACTGGTTGATGGCGTTTTTTATTCGAGTTTAATTTGCGAAAGAGATAAAATAGAAGAAATTATCGATGCCAGAACTTCTGATGCAATTGCATTGGCATTGCGTTTTAACGCTCCGATTTTTACTTATAAAAACATCTTGGATAAAGCCGGAATTTATTTAAAATCAAATACTGCAGAAACTGATCAGGGTTCTCAGGAAATTGACGATGTACTTTCAAATCCGGAAACTTTTGGTCATGAAGAAGAAACAAATCAATCTGGAGATGTTTATGCGAAGCATAGTTTACAAGAACTAAATGAGCTTTTAGATCAGGCAGTTTCTCAGGAAGATTATGAAAAAGCGGCCAAAATTAGAGACGAAATCTCGAAAAGATAA